GTCAAAATGCAAAAAAGGGAAAGGGACTGGCTGCTCATAAAACACCGTGATGACTACGCCAGTCCCGGCAGCGATGTCCTCAGAGAGGAACAGTCAGTAGTCTCCGGACGTACTATTGAAGATGTCAGGGCGAAACGCTCGCCTGATACGGCAGCCGTCACGCAACTCAACCCGATACAGCTACCCGGGGCTCGCCCGTCCCCCTTCCCCCCTGCCGTCACCCCGATGCTTGCCGGCCTTGCTGAAGGACCCTTTTCCCATCTCGGATGGGTTTTCGAGCCGAAGCTGGACGGTTACCGTGTCATCAGCCTTATACGTGACGGGAGTGTAACTCTGCTGTCCCGCCGGGGTAACAATGTTACCCGGCAATATGCCGCGCTTGTTCCCGACCTCAGCCGTCAGCCGGCCTCTGAACTTATTCTCGATGGTGAGGTAATCGCCATGGATGAAAAAGGACGGCAGTGTTTTCAATGCTTGCAGAACTATTTGAGTTCACTACGCGGGACGGAAGGCCAGCCGTCTGGTCAGTTCCCCTTGATTTACTACGTTTTTGACGTACTTTATCTGGACGGGTATGACCTCCGTGGCATTACCCTGCGTTCCCGTAAGGAAATGCTTCGCGGAATCCTCAGGCCGGGTGACCAGGTCAGACTCATCGACTACTTCCAGGGGGAAGGAGAGACCGTCTATGAGGCCGCGGTGAAAAATGGACTGGAAGGAGTCATCGCCAAAAAGATTGATAGCGTATATGAATCAGGAAAACGCTCCCCTAACTGGCTCAAAGTCAAGGCCATGCTCAGCGATGAGTTTATCATCGGCGGGTACAGTGTGGCGCCAGGAGGACGGACGCAGAGCTTCAGTTCCCTTTTGCTCGGCTATTTCGGTTACGATGGCAAGCTTATGTTTGCCGGACATGTCGGCAGCGGTTTCAACGAAGAGACTTTAAGCGAACTGAAGAACCGACTCGATGCCATCCGCGTTGATGACTGCCAGTTTTCTGAAGTCCCCCACCTCAACGCCCCCACCACCTGGGTCCGGCCCGAGTTGGTCGCTGAGGTCAAGTTCAGTGAATGGACACAGGAAGGCCGGCTCCGCATTCCCGTCTTCGTCCGGCTGCGCGAGGATAAAGCCCCGGATGAAATCCACCGGACGGAGCCTGTCACGGTAGTGGCGCCACCTCAGCGGACTGATACCAATCGGCTTGATAGTATTCTCAAGCAGTTACAAAACCCCGGAGATACTTTATCTATTGAAGTTGAAGGTCACAGAATCGGACTGACCAATATGGAGAAGATACTCTGGCCGGCCACCGCTGATCATCCGGGCTTCACCAAGCGTGATTTGCTGGCATATCTGGCGAAGGTCTCGCCGTACCTTTTACCCCACCTGAAAGACCACCCCTTGACATTAAGCCGCTACCCTGACGGCATTAACGGCCAGCATTTCTACCAGAAGCACTGGGGGCACCCCACGCCCGCCTTTGTCGGGAAGGTAAACATCAGCGAGGAGAAAGGGACCAGTAGCGAATACCTGGTCTGCAACAACCTGGCGTCACTCCTCTGGCTGGGACAGGTGGCCAACATTGAATTTCATAGCTGGTTTTCCAGGATAGCCGCCGGGCCGGATATAGAAGGGCAAAGTGCGGACTATCTCCTTGATTATCCCGATTTTATTATCTTCGACCTTGACCCTTACATCTATTCCGGGCAGGAACCGTCCGGTACCGAACCTGAGTTAAACCGCGCCGGATTTAGCCAAACGTGTGAGGTCGCTCTGTGGCTGAAAGAGACGCTCAATGACCTTGAACTCGAAGCCTTTGTCAAAACATCGGGTAAGACGGGACTCCATATCTACATTCCCATCACCCGCCGCTTCAACTACAAAACTGTGCGTTCTGCCTCTGAAATAGTCGGCAGATTTCTTGTTCAGAGGCACCCCCGTGAAATAACCACGGAGTGGGCACAGGAAAAACGCCGCGGAAAAGTATTCGTAGATTACGGCCAGAATGTGCGGGGCAAGACCCTGGCCTCGGTTTACTCACCTCGCCCTACACCGGATGCCACGATAGCTACACCACTGCGCTGGGAAGAACTGGGCAAGGTATATCCCACGGATTTCACCCTGATGACACTGCCGGGCAGGCTCGAAGAGACCGGGGACTTATGGGCGGGCATTCTCTCCGCCAAACAGGACTTGAACAAGCTATCCGGCACAAAGTGGGTTACTCATTAGAGACGCGTCTCGAACATCATCACAACTTGCGGTTCATCCCTGACTGTGGCAAGTTTCGAAGCTGATTCGCCGCCGGGCTACAAACACTGACCCTGTTAAGGTAAGTAACAAGAGTCCAGCCGGGGACAGTCACATCTTCGTCAAACTTATTATTGCCAGTGTAATCAGAGCTAGTCCGGCAATAACAGCCCCTATCCAGCCTAACAATACCAGAGTTGTAACGATAGCGCCGCTAATAATCACCCCTGCCGCAACAGAAAAAAAGGCGCGCCGGAATGTTATGCCCAGAAGTGACGCTAACATGGAAGCTGTCCACGCGCCGGTCCACGGCAGCGGAATTGCCACGAATATCATCAAGCCTATCCTTTCGTATTTCTC
The nucleotide sequence above comes from Dehalococcoidales bacterium. Encoded proteins:
- the ligD gene encoding DNA ligase D, with amino-acid sequence MAMGLEKYREKRDFQRTSEPPPGTEANTGPLHFVVQKHRARQLHYDFRLELDGVLKSWSVPRGPSLDPEARHLSIMVEDHPLEYATFEGIIPKGEYGAGEVIIWDSGTYSPDEDGSFLFNDRSAAEEQMRRGMEKGKLSFFLRGHKLTGSWTLVKMQKRERDWLLIKHRDDYASPGSDVLREEQSVVSGRTIEDVRAKRSPDTAAVTQLNPIQLPGARPSPFPPAVTPMLAGLAEGPFSHLGWVFEPKLDGYRVISLIRDGSVTLLSRRGNNVTRQYAALVPDLSRQPASELILDGEVIAMDEKGRQCFQCLQNYLSSLRGTEGQPSGQFPLIYYVFDVLYLDGYDLRGITLRSRKEMLRGILRPGDQVRLIDYFQGEGETVYEAAVKNGLEGVIAKKIDSVYESGKRSPNWLKVKAMLSDEFIIGGYSVAPGGRTQSFSSLLLGYFGYDGKLMFAGHVGSGFNEETLSELKNRLDAIRVDDCQFSEVPHLNAPTTWVRPELVAEVKFSEWTQEGRLRIPVFVRLREDKAPDEIHRTEPVTVVAPPQRTDTNRLDSILKQLQNPGDTLSIEVEGHRIGLTNMEKILWPATADHPGFTKRDLLAYLAKVSPYLLPHLKDHPLTLSRYPDGINGQHFYQKHWGHPTPAFVGKVNISEEKGTSSEYLVCNNLASLLWLGQVANIEFHSWFSRIAAGPDIEGQSADYLLDYPDFIIFDLDPYIYSGQEPSGTEPELNRAGFSQTCEVALWLKETLNDLELEAFVKTSGKTGLHIYIPITRRFNYKTVRSASEIVGRFLVQRHPREITTEWAQEKRRGKVFVDYGQNVRGKTLASVYSPRPTPDATIATPLRWEELGKVYPTDFTLMTLPGRLEETGDLWAGILSAKQDLNKLSGTKWVTH